A section of the Enterococcus montenegrensis genome encodes:
- a CDS encoding cell division protein ZapA: protein MVAERKRYKAVIANRSYTIIGNKSSQHMNLVTKLVNEQLSEIKMISPQINDEQAAILLAVNAVSDQVDKQAEVLRLQKEVQELREKTVRIVELENRVKRIEAIESEARKYLAEQGQTDVKIKNHVHAQQILNEARKEQIKQKTSLDRKD, encoded by the coding sequence ATCGTAGTTATACGATTATTGGAAATAAGAGTTCACAGCATATGAATCTGGTCACAAAGCTTGTGAACGAACAGCTAAGTGAGATAAAGATGATTTCACCCCAGATTAATGATGAACAAGCTGCGATTTTATTAGCAGTCAATGCAGTCTCAGACCAAGTAGACAAACAAGCAGAAGTATTGCGGCTACAAAAAGAGGTGCAAGAACTACGGGAGAAGACAGTTCGAATTGTCGAATTGGAAAATCGCGTCAAACGAATTGAAGCAATTGAAAGCGAAGCGCGAAAATATTTGGCGGAACAAGGGCAAACAGATGTTAAAATCAAAAACCATGTTCACGCCCAACAAATTTTAAACGAAGCTAGAAAAGAACAAATTAAACAAAAGACGTCACTAGACAGAAAGGACTAA
- a CDS encoding CvpA family protein produces MVGLLIILILVIAFYIGGRRGTPLQLVYTLGYFLSFAVACFSYQGLAKKLELYIPYPSVTPDSKMVFYSQTQSLDLDKAYYAAVAFLVVMFIGWLVTSLIAVFLNNLRFKRLLENYDWVLGGLLNVLTAYVVIFFVLFVLAMIPLATIQNIFRDHFSARMIVEHSVILSWLFKNLWVTSILA; encoded by the coding sequence ATGGTTGGATTATTGATTATCCTGATACTTGTGATTGCGTTTTATATTGGAGGTCGCCGTGGAACGCCATTACAATTAGTATACACGCTAGGATATTTTTTATCTTTTGCTGTGGCGTGTTTTAGTTACCAAGGCCTAGCAAAAAAATTGGAACTATACATTCCATATCCTTCTGTTACCCCAGATTCCAAAATGGTTTTTTATAGCCAAACGCAGTCTTTGGATTTGGATAAGGCGTATTATGCAGCAGTTGCATTTTTGGTAGTTATGTTTATTGGTTGGCTAGTTACAAGTTTAATTGCCGTCTTTTTAAACAATTTGCGTTTTAAGCGTCTATTAGAAAATTACGATTGGGTATTAGGCGGCTTGTTGAATGTCCTAACAGCTTATGTTGTGATTTTCTTTGTACTTTTTGTGTTAGCGATGATTCCTTTAGCAACAATTCAAAATATATTTCGAGATCACTTTTCCGCCCGCATGATTGTGGAACATTCCGTTATCTTGTCTTGGCTTTTTAAAAATCTGTGGGTGACAAGTATTCTTGCTTAA